From a region of the Candidatus Jettenia caeni genome:
- a CDS encoding amino acid transporter protein, giving the protein MNYQTKQSQMHNPHLIRTMGFFDVICLGINGVVGAGIFLLPGQLFSLAGTGALWVFPLCGALCFVIALCFAEMGGMYTATGGAYLYAKDAFGPFVGFLVGSVMWFSSIIGWASVASGFGLYLKYFLPSEVRWLSNAIVIIFLAGLSIINYFGVKPGARTINFFTLGKLLSLCIFISVGLFFINGQNLAPPHNSGQFSVAAILALYAYTGFEFVVVPAGEMQHPQKHIPRVLFLVLTIVTVLYVVIQIVAAGAFPSLATSDKPLADAARYFMGATGGVIIGAGALLSIGGVNAGIALTSPRSLYALSADGFFPEMFSKIHPRYHTPYVAIIVTTVLTLVLTLTGSFRYLISASVMVSILQYIPTCLAVIILRKYRPERERSYRIPGGYCVPVFALMVCGWLICHVELKVIAATALAMVILLPFYFKKWLWRAVLAFVHNDNERKK; this is encoded by the coding sequence ATGAATTATCAGACAAAACAATCTCAGATGCACAATCCTCATTTGATAAGGACTATGGGTTTTTTTGATGTAATTTGTCTTGGCATTAACGGTGTAGTAGGGGCTGGTATTTTTTTATTACCGGGACAACTCTTCAGCCTGGCAGGGACCGGCGCTCTATGGGTATTCCCCTTATGCGGGGCGCTTTGCTTCGTTATTGCCCTTTGTTTTGCAGAAATGGGAGGGATGTATACTGCAACCGGCGGGGCGTACCTTTATGCGAAGGATGCCTTTGGCCCATTTGTGGGGTTTTTGGTCGGCTCGGTAATGTGGTTCTCATCGATTATCGGATGGGCATCAGTTGCCAGCGGGTTTGGGCTTTATCTGAAATATTTTCTACCATCAGAGGTCAGGTGGTTGAGTAATGCAATTGTCATCATATTCCTGGCGGGATTGAGTATTATTAACTATTTTGGAGTGAAACCGGGGGCAAGGACAATTAATTTTTTCACCCTGGGGAAACTTCTCTCTTTATGTATCTTTATCAGCGTGGGTTTGTTTTTTATCAATGGACAAAATTTAGCTCCGCCTCATAATAGTGGACAATTTAGTGTAGCAGCCATTCTAGCCCTGTATGCCTATACTGGGTTTGAATTTGTAGTTGTGCCCGCTGGCGAGATGCAGCATCCGCAGAAACACATCCCCCGCGTTTTATTTCTTGTACTGACGATAGTCACTGTTTTATATGTTGTTATTCAGATCGTGGCCGCCGGCGCATTCCCCAGCCTTGCCACGTCTGACAAGCCATTGGCAGATGCTGCAAGATATTTTATGGGGGCAACAGGCGGGGTAATTATCGGGGCAGGAGCATTACTCTCTATTGGAGGCGTCAATGCCGGCATTGCCCTGACCAGCCCCCGCAGCCTTTATGCACTTTCAGCCGATGGATTTTTTCCGGAAATGTTTTCCAAAATACATCCCAGGTATCACACCCCTTATGTGGCTATTATTGTTACTACTGTTTTAACGCTAGTATTAACTCTGACAGGCAGTTTCAGATATCTCATTTCAGCAAGTGTTATGGTAAGTATTCTTCAATATATCCCAACCTGTTTGGCAGTCATTATCTTGAGAAAATACCGGCCTGAACGGGAAAGGAGCTACAGGATACCAGGCGGATATTGTGTTCCTGTTTTTGCATTAATGGTGTGCGGATGGTTAATATGCCACGTGGAACTGAAGGTAATAGCGGCTACCGCGCTAGCTATGGTCATATTATTGCCTTTTTATTTTAAGAAGTGGCTGTGGAGGGCTGTTTTAGCTTTTGTTCATAACGATAATGAGCGGAAAAAGTAA